In Naumovozyma castellii chromosome 1, complete genome, one DNA window encodes the following:
- the NCAS0A15000 gene encoding 40S ribosomal protein uS7 (ancestral locus Anc_7.509), whose product MSDVETPVQVQEEFEVVEEFTPVVLATAIPEEVQRAQTEVKLFNKWSFEEVEVKDASLVDYIQIRQPIFVSHTAGRYANKRFRKAQCPIVERLTNSLMMNGRNNGKKLKALRIVKHTLDIINVLTDANPIQVVVDAITNTGPREDTTRVGGGGAARRQAVDVAPLRRVNQAIALLTIGAREAAFRNIKTIAETLAEELINAAKGSSTSYAIKKKDELERVAKSNR is encoded by the coding sequence ATGTCTGACGTTGAAACTCCAGTTCAAGTGCAAGAAGAATTCgaagttgttgaagaattcaCCCCAGTCGTTTTGGCCACTGCCATTCCAGAAGAAGTTCAAAGAGCTCAAACTGAAGTtaaattattcaacaaatggtcctttgaagaagttgaagtTAAAGATGCTTCTTTAGTTGATTACATTCAAATCAGACAACCAATCTTTGTCTCTCACACAGCTGGTCGTTACGCCAACAAGAGATTTAGAAAGGCTCAATGTCCAATCGTTGAAAGATTAACTAATTCCTTGATGATGAACGGTAGAAACAACGGTAAGAAGTTGAAGGCTCTAAGAATCGTCAAGCACACTTTGGATATCATTAACGTCTTAACTGATGCTAACCCAATCCAAGTTGTTGTCGATGCCATTACCAACACCGGTCCAAGAGAAGACACTACTAGAGtcggtggtggtggtgctGCCAGAAGACAAGCTGTCGATGTCGCTCCATTGAGAAGAGTCAACCAAGCTATTGCCTTGTTGACCATTGGTGCCAGAGAAGCCGCCTTCAGAAACATTAAGACCATCGCTGAAACTTTAGCTGAAGAATTGATCAACGCTGCTAAGGGTTCTTCCACTTCCTACGCcatcaagaagaaggatGAATTGGAACGTGTTGCCAAGTCCAACCGTTAA
- the PRO3 gene encoding pyrroline-5-carboxylate reductase (ancestral locus Anc_7.506), protein MGYTLAILGCGVMGQAVLSAIYKAPKAETEAVASLYPSKIITCNHDNPSAQQVTDLIATFEKSPNGIEVESTFDQNVRAVQEATVIILGTKPYLAEPVLDGVRDVIDGKLIISLAAGWTIDQLQNYTRKVSRVMTNTPAKYGYGCAVVSHSSEVSAEERKVVDQLIGHVGKCIELPEKNMDAATALVGSGPAFVLLMLESLMESGIKMGIPLKESRECAIKVLEGTAKMVEESGEHPTVLKHQVCTPGGTTIAGLCVMEDRGVKSGIIRGVEEASIVAAKLGKKK, encoded by the coding sequence atGGGTTATACTTTAGCAATTTTAGGATGCGGTGTGATGGGCCAAGCTGTTCTATCTGCCATTTACAAGGCCCCAAAGGCAGAAACTGAGGCTGTCGCATCATTATACCCATCTAAGATCATCACATGCAACCATGATAATCCAAGTGCTCAACAAGTCACTGATTTAATTGCCACTTTTGAAAAGTCTCCAAATGGTATTGAAGTGGAATCTACTTTTGATCAAAATGTTAGAGCTGTTCAAGAAGCCACTGTTATTATTCTAGGTACTAAACCCTATCTAGCAGAACCAGTTCTGGATGGTGTCCGTGATGTCATCGATGGAAAGTTGATTATTTCCTTAGCTGCAGGCTGGACCATTGatcaattacaaaattaCACAAGAAAGGTCTCCAGAGTCATGACAAACACTCCAGCTAAATATGGTTATGGTTGTGCTGTTGTATCTCATTCCTCAGAGGTCTCTGctgaagaaagaaaagttGTAGATCAATTAATTGGTCATGTTGGTAAATGCATCGAATTGCCAGAAAAGAACATGGACGCCGCTACTGCTCTTGTGGGTTCTGGTCCAGCGTTCGTTTTATTGATGTTGGAATCTTTAATGGAAAGTGGTATCAAAATGGGTATCCCACTAAAGGAAAGTAGAGAATGTGCGATTAAAGTTCTTGAAGGTACTGCCAAGATGGTTGAAGAAAGTGGCGAACATCCAACTGTACTAAAACACCAAGTTTGCACCCCAGGTGGGACTACAATTGCTGGTTTATGTGTAATGGAAGATAGGGGAGTCAAAAGTGGTATTATCAGAGGTGTGGAGGAAGCCTCCATTGTAGCAGCTAAATTAGGTAAGAAAAAATGA
- the SRB4 gene encoding Srb4p (ancestral locus Anc_7.503) produces MDDEKLNSANGSPNSNISATQGQGINLALDPNLINLTLSPSLITPGAIPNSVNDTGSQPDQSPSAIGTPGQNIHNTGTSLIKNPHEIYGQLPLSQLIPLILQERGPSFKFADLSEERLMEELSNNGLSNEDKHTSPPSELEKPIDDDLMEIDFEDKNNISKDESAPESNIPESNAIYQSSEPQLTQEQFLKVRKDIVDHINMAMNESSLSLEFVSLLLSSVRENNANSSMSAFLKKNASPGSLNSDKIPYTPLSKEETNQLEVLNKGWKLKSLNDSRIMLKENYLKLSASLQREHIYWKKVSNHINNSDVIFKLRDKTTGQRSLGIKYGYEDSGSTYKLDRGIAILRNNPLTDLLELVPFQNSDSDVALRNYEKFIRVRIFTKIESEDDYILSGESLIDNEDGFEGILGSDHSQNDPKFFEDIRFQIKILKKFILEKELMYQLKKESSRLISYGVTIENENKVIIELPNEKFEIELLSLTDSSLIDHERDAPKVNDKRANLMHVTLRMLLVVIFKKNLKNKLMSPKVKKNLNIDKDILLIRPILGRMRHSNYKMLLKKLLENHVLNIIEGTQLVEKKLDLTENSSTEENIKFMDKHVAKLIQDISAFDCILNPCKTQFDIYIPNKGCLSLTLESPNYCNAVINIKYLSENGTVKFDTEFSEFKEIEEFIHFIITEYVK; encoded by the coding sequence ATGGATGACGAAAAACTGAACAGTGCTAATGGATCACCTAACTCAAATATAAGTGCCACACAGGGACAAGGTATAAATCTGGCATTAGATCCTAACCTGATAAACTTAACGTTATCCCCATCATTAATCACTCCAGGAGCCATTCCTAACTCCGTGAATGATACCGGTTCCCAGCCAGACCAATCACCCTCTGCAATAGGCACTCCCGGACAAAATATCCATAATACGGGAACATCCTTGATTAAGAATCCTCACGAGATTTATGGACAATTACCACTTTCACAGTTAATTCCTTTGATTCTACAAGAACGAGGTCCATCCTTTAAGTTTGCTGATCTATCGGAGGAAAGATTGATGGAGGAGCTTTCTAACAATGGATTAAGTAATGAGGATAAGCATACAAGTCCTCCTTCTGAATTAGAAAAGCCAATcgatgatgatttaatggagattgattttgaagataaaaataatattagCAAAGACGAATCTGCACCTGAGAGTAATATACCTGAAAGCAACGCTATTTACCAATCGTCTGAACCACAGTTAACCCAAGAGCAATTTTTAAAAGTTCGAAAGGATATCGTGGATCATATTAATATGGCTATGAACGAGTCTTCATTATCGTTAGAgtttgtttcattattattatcatctgTTAGAGAAAACAACGCGAATTCATCTATGTCTGcatttttgaagaagaatgcTAGCCCTGGTTCATTAAATAGTGATAAAATCCCATATACGCCTTTATCGAAAGAGGAAACAAATCAATTAGAAGTGTTGAATAAAGGATGGAAATTAAAATCGTTAAATGATTCCAGAATAATGTTAAAAGAAAACTATCTGAAACTAAGTGCCTCTCTACAAAGGGAACATATCTATTGGAAGAAGGTTTCTAACCacattaataattcagaTGTCATCTTTAAGTTACGAGATAAGACTACAGGACAAAGATCCTTAGGTATCAAGTATGGGTACGAAGATTCAGGGTCAACTTATAAGTTAGATAGAGGTATTGCtattttgagaaataaTCCATTAACAGATTTGTTAGAATTAGTACCGTTCCAAAATAGTGATAGTGACGTTGCATTAAGAAActatgaaaaattcatacGAGTGAGAATCTTTACCAAGATAGAATCTGAAGATGATTACATTTTGAGTGGTGAGtcattaattgataatgaagatgggTTTGAAGGAATACTGGGCAGTGATCACTCCCAGAATGACCccaaattttttgaagacattagatttcaaatcaaaattttaaagaaatttatacttgaaaaggaattaaTGTATCAGTTGAAAAAGGAGAGCTCACGTCTGATATCCTACGGTGTcactattgaaaatgaaaataaagtGATTATAGAATTACCGAAtgagaaatttgaaatcgAGTTATTATCATTGACTGACAGTTCTCTAATCGACCATGAACGTGATGCCCCTAAAGTTAATGACAAGAGGGCAAATCTAATGCATGTTACGTTAAGAATGCTTCTCGTGGTgattttcaagaaaaatctgaagaataaattaatGTCCCCCAAAGTTAAGAAAAACTTGAATATCGATAAAGATATCTTACTAATCAGACCCATCTTGGGAAGAATGAGACATTCCAACTATAAGATGCtattaaagaaactttTAGAGAATCATgtattaaatattattgaaggtACACAATTAGTTGAAAAGAAGCTAGACCTGACCGAAAACTCGTCGACAGAGGAGAATATCAAGTTCATGGATAAACATGTTGCCAAACTGATACAGGATATTTCTGCCTTTGATTGCATATTGAATCCTTGCAAAACACAATTCGACATATATATACCAAATAAGGGATGTCTCTCTTTGACATTAGAAAGTCCGAATTATTGCAACGCAGTTATAAACATAAAATATCTTTCTGAGAATGGCACAGTTAAGTTTGATACAGAATTCTCAGAATTTAAAGAGATCGAAGAGTTCATACATTTTATAATTACTGAATATGTAAAATGA